The following proteins come from a genomic window of Streptomyces sp. NBC_00539:
- a CDS encoding acyl-ACP desaturase, whose amino-acid sequence MTITSPHLGSSEAWTDAKLLFALEEVVEKELNRHLQVTKDWMPHEYVPWSDGRNFPGFFEDGEAWDPQQSKVTDIGKIALVVNLLTEDNLPSYHHEIASLFGRNGAWGTWVHRWTAEEGRHGIVMRDYLLASRAVDPDKLEAFRMQHMSEGFESDNRHSMLHSVAYVAFQELATRISHRNTGHQSGDPVCDRMLARIAQDENLHMIFYRNLLGAAFELAPDLTMQAVRDVVVNFRMPGHGMPGFERMAAQMAIGGVYNLRIHHDDVLSPVIRFLKIMDIDGLGPEGQQAQEELGAFMGGLDSEARKFDERLAARAARLAARKG is encoded by the coding sequence GTGACGATCACCTCCCCCCACCTCGGCAGCTCGGAGGCGTGGACCGACGCCAAGTTGCTGTTTGCGCTGGAAGAGGTGGTCGAAAAGGAACTCAACCGCCATCTGCAGGTCACCAAGGACTGGATGCCCCACGAGTACGTCCCGTGGAGCGACGGCCGGAACTTCCCGGGCTTCTTCGAGGACGGCGAAGCCTGGGACCCGCAGCAGTCCAAGGTCACCGACATCGGCAAGATCGCCCTCGTCGTCAACCTGCTGACCGAGGACAACCTGCCCAGCTACCACCACGAGATCGCCTCGCTCTTCGGGCGCAACGGCGCCTGGGGCACCTGGGTGCACCGCTGGACCGCCGAGGAGGGCCGTCACGGCATCGTGATGCGCGACTACCTCCTGGCCTCGCGCGCCGTGGACCCGGACAAGCTGGAAGCGTTCCGGATGCAGCACATGTCGGAGGGCTTCGAGTCCGACAACCGGCACTCGATGCTGCACTCCGTGGCCTACGTGGCCTTCCAGGAGCTCGCGACCCGCATCTCGCACCGCAACACCGGCCACCAGTCCGGTGACCCGGTCTGCGACCGGATGCTGGCCCGCATCGCGCAGGACGAGAACCTGCACATGATCTTCTACCGGAACCTGCTGGGCGCCGCCTTCGAGCTGGCCCCGGACCTGACGATGCAGGCCGTGCGGGACGTGGTGGTCAACTTCCGGATGCCCGGGCACGGCATGCCGGGCTTCGAGCGGATGGCCGCACAGATGGCGATCGGCGGGGTGTACAACCTGCGGATCCACCACGACGACGTACTGAGCCCGGTGATCCGGTTCTTGAAGATCATGGACATCGACGGTCTCGGCCCCGAGGGGCAGCAGGCCCAGGAGGAGCTCGGCGCGTTCATGGGCGGCCTGGACTCCGAGGCCCGCAAGTTCGACGAGCGGCTGGCCGCCCGCGCGGCGCGGCTCGCGGCGCGCAAGGGCTGA
- a CDS encoding WhiB family transcriptional regulator — MNTSDRPTTAAAAPAWYDLALCAQTGPAFFFPEPGSSLRDAKRLCGACEGRAACLEYALANDERFGVWGGLSESERLALRPRA; from the coding sequence ATGAACACGAGCGACCGCCCGACCACTGCCGCCGCCGCACCCGCCTGGTACGACCTCGCCCTGTGCGCGCAGACGGGCCCCGCCTTCTTCTTCCCCGAGCCCGGCTCATCGCTGCGCGACGCGAAGCGGCTGTGCGGGGCGTGCGAGGGCCGGGCCGCGTGCCTGGAGTATGCCCTGGCGAACGACGAGCGCTTCGGCGTCTGGGGCGGCCTCTCGGAGTCCGAGCGCCTCGCCCTGCGCCCGCGCGCCTGA
- a CDS encoding VOC family protein: MLSTDYRDGSPVWLDLGTPDTEGAAGFYRGLFGWEYAPGGEEVGGYGMFRLGGKTVAGGMTVTPEQGPSAWTVYFRTPDLDATAAAVRKAGGAVAFEPMDVLDLGRMAVFTDPAGVPFAAWQPGRHKGMDEVRVVGTLCWAELYTPDVGAAAGFYRAVFDWEVTEMPFEGGTYTMVKPAGAPDEEAFGGLVPIAADPVEDTERPYWTPYFEVADCDAAAARVEESGGKVRLTPVSMEGVGRFAKAAAPSAPGSRSSPALPPPVRRTRC; the protein is encoded by the coding sequence ATGCTCAGCACGGACTACAGGGACGGTTCCCCGGTCTGGCTGGACCTCGGGACTCCCGACACCGAAGGCGCGGCCGGGTTCTACCGCGGCCTGTTCGGGTGGGAGTACGCGCCGGGCGGCGAGGAGGTCGGCGGGTACGGGATGTTCCGGCTCGGCGGGAAGACCGTCGCGGGCGGGATGACCGTCACCCCCGAGCAGGGGCCCTCCGCGTGGACGGTGTACTTCCGGACGCCCGACCTGGACGCGACGGCGGCAGCCGTGCGCAAGGCGGGCGGCGCGGTCGCGTTCGAGCCGATGGACGTGCTGGACCTGGGACGCATGGCGGTCTTCACCGACCCGGCGGGCGTCCCGTTCGCGGCGTGGCAGCCCGGCCGGCACAAGGGCATGGACGAGGTGAGGGTGGTGGGCACCCTCTGCTGGGCGGAGCTGTACACGCCCGATGTCGGTGCGGCCGCCGGCTTCTACCGGGCGGTCTTCGACTGGGAGGTCACCGAGATGCCCTTCGAAGGCGGCACCTACACCATGGTCAAGCCGGCCGGCGCGCCCGACGAGGAGGCCTTCGGCGGTCTGGTGCCGATCGCGGCGGACCCGGTGGAGGACACCGAACGCCCTTACTGGACCCCGTACTTCGAGGTAGCCGACTGCGACGCGGCGGCGGCCCGGGTGGAGGAGTCGGGCGGCAAGGTCCGCCTCACCCCCGTCTCCATGGAAGGCGTCGGCCGCTTCGCGAAGGCAGCGGCCCCTTCGGCGCCCGGTTCGCGGTCATCACCAGCGCTCCCGCCCCCGGTGCGTAGGACACGGTGTTGA
- a CDS encoding DUF3291 domain-containing protein: MPRLALYTFGVLRSPLADPAPLTREFYDIGEAVYRKISQQPGYLAHAEAADADRGGLFEANWGAWGKFAVPTWYGKGHTRETTALAATLSLWTGLRPAFDAVYTGPHREALNRRGDWFERTGHPNHVFWWVSDGVIPTWQDGVSRLEHLHDHDSAPHAFTFRHAYAPDGTPTRTKGTGPKSDRVH; the protein is encoded by the coding sequence ATGCCCCGCCTTGCTCTGTACACGTTCGGTGTCCTGAGGTCGCCTCTCGCCGATCCCGCACCTCTCACGCGCGAGTTCTACGACATCGGTGAGGCCGTCTACCGGAAGATCAGTCAGCAGCCCGGATACCTCGCGCACGCGGAAGCGGCAGACGCCGACCGGGGCGGGCTCTTCGAGGCGAACTGGGGTGCGTGGGGAAAGTTCGCCGTACCGACCTGGTACGGCAAGGGCCACACGCGGGAAACCACCGCCCTGGCCGCGACCCTCTCCCTGTGGACCGGCCTGCGCCCCGCCTTCGACGCCGTCTACACCGGTCCGCACCGTGAGGCGCTCAACAGGCGTGGCGACTGGTTCGAGAGGACGGGGCACCCGAACCACGTGTTCTGGTGGGTCTCCGACGGCGTGATACCCACCTGGCAGGACGGGGTCTCCCGGCTGGAGCACCTCCACGACCACGACAGCGCACCGCACGCCTTCACCTTCCGCCACGCGTACGCCCCGGACGGAACTCCGACCAGGACCAAGGGCACCGGTCCGAAGAGCGACCGGGTTCACTGA
- the ligD gene encoding non-homologous end-joining DNA ligase: MGAARDAIELDAGGRTVRLSSPDKVYFPERGLTKRDVAEYYLAVAPGITRALRDRPTTLERYPEGVDGESFFQKRAPKNLPDWIPTAHIAFPSGRTADEICPTEPAAVLWAANLGCLTFHPWPVRREDTERPDELRIDLDPQPGTDYHHAVAAAHELRALLDEVGLRGWPKTSGGRGLHVFVPIAPRWTFTEVRRCAIALGRELERRMPGKVTTAWWKEERGERIFVDYNQTARDRTIASAYSVRPRPHAPVSAPLRWDEVDDAEPRDFDIVTMPGRFAQLGDLHADMDEHAFALDTVLDLADRQEHDHGLGDMPYPPDYPKMPGEPKRVQPSRAKRADH; the protein is encoded by the coding sequence ATGGGTGCTGCGCGTGATGCGATCGAGCTGGACGCGGGCGGGCGGACGGTTCGGCTGTCCAGCCCGGACAAGGTGTACTTCCCGGAGCGCGGCCTCACCAAGCGGGACGTCGCCGAGTACTACCTGGCGGTCGCCCCCGGCATCACCCGGGCCCTGCGCGACCGTCCGACGACGCTGGAGCGGTACCCGGAGGGGGTGGACGGGGAGTCCTTCTTCCAGAAGCGGGCCCCGAAGAACCTGCCCGACTGGATCCCGACCGCCCACATCGCCTTCCCCAGCGGGCGGACGGCCGATGAGATCTGCCCGACCGAGCCGGCCGCCGTGCTGTGGGCCGCCAACCTGGGCTGCCTCACCTTCCACCCCTGGCCGGTGCGCCGCGAGGACACCGAACGGCCCGACGAACTGCGCATCGACCTGGACCCGCAGCCGGGCACCGACTACCACCACGCGGTCGCCGCCGCCCATGAACTGCGGGCGCTGCTGGACGAGGTGGGGTTGCGCGGCTGGCCGAAGACCTCGGGCGGGCGGGGGCTGCACGTGTTCGTGCCGATCGCTCCGCGGTGGACGTTCACCGAGGTCAGGCGGTGTGCGATCGCCCTGGGGCGGGAGCTGGAGCGGCGGATGCCGGGCAAGGTCACGACGGCCTGGTGGAAGGAGGAGCGCGGCGAGCGGATCTTCGTGGACTACAACCAGACGGCGCGCGACCGCACCATCGCCTCCGCCTATTCCGTCCGCCCCCGCCCCCACGCCCCGGTGTCCGCGCCGCTGCGCTGGGACGAGGTGGACGACGCGGAGCCGCGGGACTTCGACATCGTCACGATGCCGGGGCGCTTCGCGCAACTCGGTGACCTGCACGCCGACATGGACGAGCACGCGTTCGCCCTGGACACCGTCCTGGACCTCGCGGACCGTCAGGAGCACGACCACGGCCTGGGCGACATGCCGTACCCCCCGGACTACCCCAAGATGCCGGGCGAACCCAAGCGCGTCCAACCCAGCCGCGCCAAACGTGCGGACCACTGA
- a CDS encoding ATP-dependent DNA ligase, with protein sequence MDLPVMPPVKPMLAKSVTSIPPGMQYEAKWDGFRAIVHRDGDEIEIGSRTGKPLNRYFPELVTALKDNLPDRCVMDGEIVIVHDRRLDFDRLTERIHPAASRVKMLAETTPASFVAFDLLALGDASLLDTPLVDRRSALTRALSTSRPPVHLAPATTDPAVAHDWFERFEGAGLDGVIAKPLDLPYRPDVRLMFKIKHERTADVVIAGFRFHKSGPIVGSLLLGLYDGHGTLQHVGVCAAFPMKRRAELLTELEPLRMPDPGGHPWAAWAEEAAHESARLPGAQSRWTGKKDLSWVPLRPERVCEVAYDHMEGDRFRHTAQFRRWRPDRLPESCTYAQLEEVVRYDLAEVLGTPGS encoded by the coding sequence ATGGATCTGCCGGTGATGCCCCCCGTGAAACCGATGCTGGCCAAGTCCGTGACGTCCATCCCGCCGGGCATGCAGTACGAGGCCAAATGGGACGGCTTCCGGGCCATCGTCCACCGCGACGGCGACGAGATCGAGATCGGCAGTCGCACCGGCAAACCCCTGAACAGGTACTTTCCCGAGCTCGTGACGGCCCTCAAGGACAATCTGCCCGACCGCTGCGTCATGGACGGCGAGATCGTGATCGTCCACGACCGCCGGCTCGACTTCGACCGCCTCACCGAGCGGATCCACCCGGCGGCCTCCCGGGTGAAGATGCTCGCCGAGACGACCCCGGCCAGCTTCGTGGCCTTCGATCTGCTCGCGCTCGGCGACGCTTCCCTCCTCGACACCCCGCTCGTCGACCGCCGCAGCGCCCTGACCCGTGCCCTCTCCACCTCTCGGCCCCCCGTCCACCTCGCGCCCGCCACCACCGACCCCGCAGTCGCGCACGACTGGTTCGAGCGGTTCGAGGGCGCCGGACTGGACGGGGTGATCGCCAAGCCCCTCGATCTCCCGTACCGGCCCGATGTACGCCTGATGTTCAAGATCAAGCACGAGCGTACGGCCGATGTCGTCATCGCCGGTTTCCGTTTCCACAAGAGCGGTCCGATCGTCGGTTCGCTGCTCCTGGGCCTCTACGACGGCCACGGAACCCTCCAGCACGTCGGTGTCTGCGCCGCCTTCCCCATGAAGCGCCGCGCCGAGCTGCTGACCGAACTCGAACCGCTGCGGATGCCCGATCCCGGGGGGCACCCGTGGGCCGCCTGGGCCGAGGAGGCCGCCCACGAAAGCGCCCGGCTGCCCGGCGCGCAGAGCCGCTGGACCGGCAAGAAGGACCTGTCCTGGGTCCCGCTCCGCCCCGAGCGGGTCTGCGAGGTGGCCTACGACCACATGGAGGGCGACCGCTTCCGGCACACCGCGCAGTTCCGCCGCTGGCGCCCCGACCGGCTGCCGGAGAGCTGTACGTACGCCCAACTGGAGGAGGTCGTCCGCTACGACCTGGCCGAAGTGCTCGGCACCCCCGGCAGCTGA
- a CDS encoding NAD(P)/FAD-dependent oxidoreductase, producing the protein MAHVLVIGGGIGGQATALLASRRGHSVELFERDSRAPGTALDRDFFGWRRPTVPQATQPHALLGAARTVLRGELPDVYAEMLRLGARERSELDWFDERPPTRPGDDDLVMIQARRILLESAMATALRAEPGVVARYGEPVTGLRFQGSRVTGVTSVAGTYEGDLVVDAGGRRGATERWLAAAGCRPPVVERHRTGLAYFCRWYRLPGGPAEGPRRPWAVTGGAFAGCAVFPADNRVFAVTLFVHTEDPTRSALRDPAVFEAAARAFPPGEAWLRLGAEPLSEVLATASLDNRWSALSDERGPVVSGLVPVGDAITHTNPTLGQGTSLTLWAASRVARTLHLDPGSPGFAAGYHAWAVRTLKPWFDFQVVADAAIGERFATRAGRTGTAREVAALFECALEDPEVMRARARVRHLVEPPERAYADPEVRARVARWLADRPHYAPNAVGPDRGEWEKLTRG; encoded by the coding sequence ATGGCACACGTACTGGTCATCGGCGGGGGGATCGGCGGGCAGGCGACCGCGCTGCTCGCGTCCCGGCGGGGACACAGCGTCGAGCTCTTCGAACGCGATTCCCGCGCCCCCGGTACCGCCCTCGACCGCGACTTCTTCGGCTGGCGCCGACCCACCGTGCCCCAGGCCACCCAGCCGCACGCCCTGCTCGGCGCGGCACGCACCGTACTGCGCGGCGAACTGCCCGACGTGTACGCCGAGATGCTGCGGCTGGGGGCGCGCGAGCGCAGCGAGCTCGACTGGTTCGACGAACGCCCGCCGACGCGACCCGGCGACGACGACCTCGTCATGATCCAGGCCCGGCGCATCCTGCTGGAGAGCGCCATGGCCACCGCCCTGCGCGCCGAGCCGGGCGTCGTCGCGCGCTACGGGGAGCCGGTCACCGGCCTCCGGTTCCAGGGGAGCCGGGTCACGGGCGTCACCTCCGTGGCCGGCACGTACGAGGGGGACCTGGTCGTCGACGCGGGCGGGCGGCGCGGCGCCACCGAGCGGTGGCTGGCCGCGGCGGGCTGCCGGCCGCCGGTGGTGGAGCGGCACCGCACCGGGCTGGCCTACTTCTGCCGCTGGTACCGGCTGCCGGGCGGGCCGGCGGAGGGGCCGCGCCGTCCGTGGGCCGTCACCGGCGGCGCCTTCGCCGGGTGCGCCGTCTTCCCCGCCGACAACCGGGTCTTCGCCGTCACCCTGTTCGTGCACACCGAGGACCCCACGCGCTCGGCGCTGCGCGACCCGGCCGTCTTCGAGGCCGCGGCGCGGGCCTTCCCACCGGGGGAGGCGTGGCTGCGGCTGGGCGCGGAGCCGCTGTCGGAGGTACTGGCCACCGCGAGCCTGGACAACCGGTGGAGCGCGCTGAGCGACGAGCGGGGACCGGTGGTGAGCGGGCTGGTTCCCGTCGGGGACGCCATCACCCACACCAACCCCACGCTGGGGCAGGGAACTTCGCTGACCCTGTGGGCCGCGAGCCGGGTGGCGCGCACCCTGCACCTGGACCCCGGGTCGCCCGGGTTCGCCGCCGGGTACCACGCGTGGGCGGTGCGGACCTTGAAGCCCTGGTTCGACTTCCAGGTGGTCGCGGACGCGGCCATCGGTGAGCGGTTCGCGACGAGGGCGGGGCGTACGGGGACCGCGCGGGAGGTGGCCGCACTGTTCGAGTGCGCGCTGGAGGATCCGGAGGTGATGCGGGCGCGGGCACGGGTGCGGCATCTGGTCGAACCGCCGGAACGGGCGTACGCGGATCCGGAGGTCCGGGCGCGGGTGGCGCGGTGGCTGGCGGACCGGCCGCACTACGCGCCGAACGCGGTGGGGCCGGACCGGGGGGAGTGGGAGAAGCTCACGAGGGGCTGA